A genomic window from Bdellovibrio sp. SKB1291214 includes:
- the rpmG gene encoding 50S ribosomal protein L33, whose translation MAKKSGRIIITLECTEARAEGKPVSRYTTTKNKTKTPGRLEKKKYNPNLKKHTVHRETK comes from the coding sequence ATGGCTAAAAAATCTGGAAGAATCATCATCACTCTTGAGTGCACTGAAGCTCGCGCTGAAGGCAAACCAGTTTCTCGCTACACTACGACTAAGAACAAAACTAAGACTCCAGGTCGTTTGGAAAAGAAGAAATACAATCCAAACTTGAAAAAACACACGGTTCACA